One segment of Bacteroides caecimuris DNA contains the following:
- a CDS encoding sensor histidine kinase, translating into MYNCHLLEVVEDGLSYEEYIATHEKPFNDLRISIIALSGAVIYDNMISPDSLDNHRHRPEIETALNDGFGYHIERQSASDGREYFYSATKGKRAIIRTAIPYSSTLRELLKADWDFLGIMIIISSVMSVLAYFATRRLGKTIERLNRFADKAKKGEVFDENEPFPNDELGFISNHIVQLYAQWQQTIRDRDIAYEATLREEQEKMRIKRQLTNNINHELKTPVASIQVCLETLLSGINLSEDKRLELIERCYTNNERLRRLLADVSLITRMEDGSMLISKEKVVLNDILCEIAEELTIMPDEERMTLHTNFNERVILDGNLSLIGSIFRNLTENAIAYSGGRNIYISLIANENKEYHIRFEDDGCGVEEKQLTRLFERFYRIDKGRSRQKGGTGLGLAIVKHAVQFHGGTITASNRPNGGLRFDFVLKK; encoded by the coding sequence ATGTACAATTGCCACCTTCTTGAAGTTGTAGAAGATGGTTTGTCATACGAAGAGTATATAGCGACACACGAAAAGCCTTTCAATGACCTTCGCATATCCATAATAGCTCTTTCCGGCGCTGTTATTTATGACAATATGATTTCACCGGATTCTCTTGACAATCACCGCCATCGACCCGAAATCGAAACAGCATTAAATGACGGATTCGGATACCATATCGAACGACAATCAGCAAGTGATGGACGTGAATATTTCTATTCTGCAACAAAGGGCAAACGTGCTATAATCCGTACAGCTATTCCTTACTCATCAACACTTCGTGAGTTACTTAAGGCTGACTGGGATTTCTTGGGAATAATGATTATCATCAGCTCAGTGATGAGCGTGTTGGCTTATTTCGCAACAAGAAGACTTGGCAAGACCATTGAACGACTAAACAGGTTTGCAGATAAGGCTAAAAAAGGAGAGGTTTTTGACGAGAATGAACCATTTCCTAATGATGAACTTGGTTTTATTTCCAATCATATTGTACAACTTTATGCTCAATGGCAACAAACCATTAGGGATAGAGATATTGCTTATGAGGCAACTTTGCGTGAGGAACAAGAGAAAATGCGAATCAAGCGTCAGCTTACCAATAATATAAACCACGAACTGAAAACCCCTGTGGCATCCATACAAGTCTGCCTTGAAACCTTGCTTTCGGGCATCAATCTTAGTGAAGACAAAAGACTAGAACTTATAGAACGGTGTTATACAAACAATGAACGCCTTAGACGATTATTGGCTGATGTATCCTTAATAACAAGAATGGAAGATGGAAGTATGCTTATCAGCAAAGAGAAGGTCGTTCTCAACGATATTCTGTGTGAGATTGCCGAAGAATTGACGATAATGCCGGACGAGGAACGTATGACACTACATACCAACTTTAACGAACGAGTGATATTAGATGGTAATCTCTCGCTTATCGGCTCCATATTCCGCAACCTCACCGAAAATGCAATTGCCTATTCTGGAGGTAGGAACATCTATATCTCGCTTATCGCTAACGAAAACAAAGAGTATCATATCCGCTTTGAGGATGATGGTTGCGGTGTGGAAGAGAAACAATTAACACGCCTATTTGAACGATTCTACCGAATTGATAAAGGTCGTTCAAGACAAAAAGGTGGCACAGGGCTTGGTCTTGCCATAGTCAAACACGCTGTACAATTTCATGGAGGAACCATAACTGCCAGCAACCGGCCAAATGGAGGATTGAGATTTGATTTTGTTTTGAAAAAGTAG
- a CDS encoding peptide chain release factor 3, with protein MADNTEILRRRTFAIIAHPDAGKTSLTEKLLLFGGQIQVAGAVKSNKIKKTATSDWMEIEKQRGISVTTSVMEFDYRDYKINILDTPGHQDFAEDTYRTLTAVDSVIIVVDGAKGVETQTRKLMEVCRMRKTPVIIFVNKMDREGKDPFDLLDELEEELMIQVRPLSWPIEQGARFKGVYNIYEQKLDLYQPSKQVVTEKVAVDIHSEELDQQIGKSLADKLRGDLELIEGVYPEFDSESYLAGDCAPVFFGSALNNFGVQELLNCFVEIAPSPRPVQAEEREVKPDEPKFTGFIFKITANIDPNHRSCVAFCKICSGKFVRNAPYMHVRHGKTMRFSSPTQFMAQRKTTIDEAYAGDIIGLPDNGTFKIGDTLTEGEMLHFRGLPSFSPEMFKYIENADPMKQKQLAKGIDQLMDEGVAQLFVNQFNGRKIIGTVGQLQFEVIQYRLLNEYNASCRWEPVSLYKACWVESDDPAELEAFKKRKYQYMAKDREGRDVFLADSGYVLQMAQMDFKNIRFHFTSEF; from the coding sequence ATGGCAGATAATACAGAAATTTTGAGACGGCGGACGTTCGCCATTATTGCGCATCCGGATGCTGGTAAGACATCGCTGACGGAAAAGCTGTTGCTTTTCGGAGGTCAGATACAGGTGGCAGGTGCGGTAAAAAGTAATAAAATTAAAAAAACGGCTACGTCCGACTGGATGGAGATTGAGAAACAACGCGGTATTTCGGTAACGACTTCCGTGATGGAATTCGACTATCGGGACTATAAGATTAACATTCTCGATACTCCCGGTCACCAGGACTTTGCCGAAGATACATATCGCACATTGACAGCTGTAGACAGTGTTATCATCGTGGTAGACGGTGCGAAAGGTGTGGAAACGCAGACGCGTAAACTGATGGAGGTGTGCCGTATGAGAAAGACACCGGTAATTATCTTCGTCAACAAAATGGACCGTGAAGGAAAAGATCCGTTCGACTTGCTCGACGAACTTGAAGAGGAACTGATGATTCAGGTCCGTCCGTTGTCATGGCCGATTGAGCAGGGAGCACGTTTTAAAGGAGTATACAATATCTACGAACAGAAACTGGACTTGTATCAGCCATCCAAACAGGTGGTAACAGAGAAAGTGGCAGTCGATATTCATTCGGAAGAACTGGACCAACAGATTGGCAAGTCGTTGGCAGACAAGTTGCGTGGCGATTTGGAACTGATTGAGGGTGTTTATCCGGAATTTGATTCGGAATCCTATTTGGCGGGGGACTGTGCGCCTGTATTCTTCGGATCGGCGTTGAACAACTTTGGTGTGCAAGAGTTGCTGAACTGTTTTGTAGAGATAGCTCCCAGTCCTCGTCCTGTACAGGCAGAAGAGCGTGAAGTGAAACCTGACGAACCGAAATTCACTGGGTTTATCTTTAAGATTACCGCCAATATCGACCCGAACCATCGTTCGTGTGTGGCGTTTTGCAAGATTTGCTCCGGTAAGTTTGTCCGTAACGCTCCGTATATGCACGTGCGCCACGGCAAGACAATGCGTTTCTCCTCGCCCACGCAGTTTATGGCACAACGCAAGACAACGATTGACGAAGCATACGCAGGAGATATTATCGGTTTGCCTGATAACGGCACGTTCAAAATCGGCGATACGCTGACCGAAGGCGAGATGCTTCATTTCCGTGGTTTGCCCAGTTTCTCGCCGGAGATGTTCAAGTATATCGAGAATGCCGACCCGATGAAGCAGAAACAGTTGGCAAAAGGTATCGATCAGTTGATGGACGAAGGGGTGGCACAGCTGTTTGTCAACCAGTTCAACGGCCGCAAGATTATCGGTACGGTGGGGCAGTTGCAGTTTGAGGTCATCCAATACCGTTTGTTGAATGAATACAATGCATCGTGTCGCTGGGAGCCGGTCAGCCTTTACAAAGCGTGCTGGGTAGAGAGTGACGACCCGGCTGAATTGGAAGCCTTCAAGAAACGCAAATATCAGTATATGGCGAAGGATAGGGAAGGGCGTGATGTGTTCCTTGCCGACTCCGGGTATGTGCTGCAAATGGCGCAGATGGATTTCAAGAATATCCGCTTCCACTTTACGAGCGAGTTTTAA
- the rfbD gene encoding dTDP-4-dehydrorhamnose reductase, with translation MRILVTGANGQLGNEMQVLAKENPQHTYYFTDVQELDICDKQAVWAYMAEKQIELIVNCAAYTAVDKAEDNQELAYKLNCEAPKQLASAAQANGATMIQVSTDYVFDGTAHSPYTEECNPSPDSVYGTTKLEGEKEVMNCCEKTAVIRTAWLYSTFGNNFVKTMIRLGKERDSLGVVFDQIGTPTYANDLARAIYTIINKGIVRGIYHFSNEGVCSWYDFTVAIHRLAGITTCKVKPLHTAEYPAKANRPAYSVLDKTKIKTTFDIEIPHWEESLKQCIDKIMKDE, from the coding sequence ATGAGAATTTTAGTAACAGGTGCCAACGGTCAGCTTGGCAATGAGATGCAGGTGCTTGCAAAAGAGAATCCGCAACATACGTATTATTTCACAGATGTGCAGGAACTCGATATCTGCGACAAGCAAGCTGTTTGGGCTTATATGGCAGAGAAGCAGATTGAGCTTATTGTGAATTGTGCTGCTTATACAGCTGTAGATAAAGCAGAAGATAATCAAGAATTAGCATACAAATTGAATTGTGAAGCACCGAAACAACTGGCAAGTGCGGCACAGGCCAATGGTGCTACCATGATACAAGTATCTACTGACTATGTATTTGACGGTACTGCGCATTCTCCATACACGGAAGAGTGCAATCCCAGCCCGGATTCAGTATATGGTACCACTAAACTGGAAGGAGAAAAGGAGGTAATGAATTGCTGTGAGAAAACAGCCGTGATTCGTACTGCATGGCTCTATTCCACTTTCGGTAATAATTTCGTAAAGACGATGATTCGTCTCGGAAAAGAGCGTGACAGCCTGGGAGTTGTTTTCGACCAAATAGGGACTCCGACGTATGCCAATGACTTGGCACGTGCTATCTATACTATTATAAATAAAGGTATAGTTCGCGGTATTTACCATTTCAGCAATGAGGGAGTTTGTTCCTGGTATGATTTCACGGTAGCTATTCATCGTCTGGCAGGGATAACCACCTGCAAAGTGAAACCTTTGCATACAGCCGAATATCCAGCGAAAGCAAACCGTCCGGCATATTCCGTGCTTGATAAAACAAAAATAAAAACAACGTTCGATATAGAGATTCCTCATTGGGAGGAGAGCCTCAAACAATGCATTGATAAAATTATGAAAGATGAATAA
- a CDS encoding DUF4924 family protein — translation MNQIAQQLKEKNIAEYLIYMWQEEDLIRANHCEPEEMEANVIARYPEEQQPAMREWYVNLITMMGEEGVREKGHLQINKNVIINLTELHNALSSSPKFPFYSAAYFKALPFIVELRNKNGKKDEPELETCFEALYGILLLRLQKKPISEGTAKAVEAITNFLSMLANYYDKDRKGELKLDE, via the coding sequence ATGAATCAGATAGCACAACAACTGAAAGAGAAAAATATTGCCGAATACCTTATATATATGTGGCAAGAGGAAGACTTGATCCGTGCCAATCATTGTGAACCGGAAGAGATGGAGGCAAATGTGATTGCACGCTATCCGGAAGAACAGCAGCCTGCCATGCGAGAATGGTACGTCAATTTGATTACGATGATGGGTGAGGAAGGAGTACGGGAAAAAGGGCATCTGCAGATTAATAAGAACGTGATTATCAATCTGACAGAATTGCATAATGCATTGTCCTCTTCTCCTAAATTTCCTTTTTACAGTGCTGCTTATTTCAAAGCATTACCGTTTATTGTAGAATTACGGAATAAAAACGGTAAGAAAGACGAACCCGAACTGGAAACCTGTTTTGAAGCGTTGTATGGAATACTCCTGCTTCGCCTTCAAAAGAAGCCTATCAGCGAAGGAACAGCCAAGGCAGTGGAAGCTATCACTAATTTCCTTTCGATGTTGGCAAATTATTATGATAAAGACCGTAAAGGTGAATTAAAACTGGATGAATAA
- a CDS encoding LysE family translocator, whose amino-acid sequence MIQIETIFDILVKGFIIGVVVSAPLGPVGVLCIQRTLNKGRWYGFVTGLGASLSDIAYALLTGYGMSFVFDYINKNIFYLQLLGSIMLLLFGIYTFRSNPVQSIRPASSNKGSYFHNFITAFFVTLSNPLIIFLFIGLFARFAFVQQGVLVFEEITGYFAIAAGALTWWLGITYFVNKVRTKFNLRGIWMLNRIIGSIVMLVSMVGLVYTLLGESLY is encoded by the coding sequence ATGATTCAGATAGAGACAATATTCGATATATTAGTTAAAGGCTTTATTATTGGCGTTGTAGTGTCCGCACCTTTGGGGCCGGTGGGCGTATTGTGCATACAGCGGACATTGAACAAAGGGCGTTGGTATGGCTTTGTAACGGGACTGGGAGCCTCGTTGAGCGATATAGCCTACGCTTTGCTCACCGGTTATGGGATGAGTTTCGTTTTCGATTATATCAATAAAAACATTTTCTATTTGCAACTGTTGGGAAGCATCATGTTGCTACTTTTCGGTATATATACTTTCCGTAGCAATCCGGTGCAATCCATTCGTCCGGCTTCGTCCAACAAAGGTTCTTATTTCCATAATTTTATTACCGCTTTTTTTGTTACTCTATCCAATCCGTTGATAATCTTCCTGTTTATCGGACTTTTCGCCCGTTTTGCCTTTGTGCAGCAGGGCGTTTTGGTTTTTGAAGAGATAACGGGATATTTTGCGATTGCTGCCGGGGCGTTGACTTGGTGGTTGGGCATCACTTATTTTGTGAATAAAGTGCGTACCAAGTTCAATCTGCGTGGTATTTGGATGCTGAACCGTATCATTGGAAGTATTGTAATGCTGGTATCTATGGTAGGGCTGGTTTATACTTTGTTGGGAGAGTCACTTTATTAA
- the purL gene encoding phosphoribosylformylglycinamidine synthase gives MILFFRTPSKSVIAVESNHQLTTDESNKLCWLFGEAVMESEENLKGCFVGPRREMITPWSTNAVEITQNMGLEGISRIEEYFPVKDENADYDPMLQRMYKGLDQNIFTTNRQPDPIIYIEDLEAYNEKEGLALSKEEMDYLKKVENDLGRKLTDSEVFGFAQINSEHCRHKIFGGTFIIDGVEQESSLFQMIKKTTQENPNKIISAYKDNVAFAEGPVVEQFAPADHSKPDYFQVKDIKSVISLKAETHNFPTTVEPFNGASTGTGGEIRDRMGGGKGSWPIAGTAVYMTSYPRTDEGREWEEILPVRKWLYQTPEQILIKASNGASDFGNKFGQPLICGSVLTFEHTENKEVYGYDKVIMLAGGVGYGTQRDCLKGAPEAGNKVVVIGGDNYRIGLGGGSVSSVDTGRYSSGIELNAVQRANAEMQKRANNVVRALCEEEVNPVVSIHDHGSAGHVNCLSELVEECGGLIDMSKLPIGDKTLSAKEIIANESQERMGLLIKEEAIEHVRKIAERERAPMYVVGETTGDHRFAFQQADGVRPFDLAVEQMFGSSPKTYMVDKTIERHYEMPKYELSKLHEYLTNVLQLEAVACKDWLTNKVDRSVTGKVARQQCQGELQLPLSDCGVVALDYRGEKGIATSIGHAPQAALADPAAGSILAVSEALTNLVWAPMAEGMDSISLSANWMWPCRSQEGEDARLYTAVKALSDFCCALQINVPTGKDSLSMTQKYPNGEKVISPGTVIVSAGGEVSDVKKVVSPVLVNNEKTTLYHIDFSFDELKLGGSAFAQSLGKVGDEVPCVQDAEYFRDAFLAVQELVNKGLILAGHDISAGGLITTLLEMCFSNVEGGLEISLDKMKEEDIVKILFAENPGIVIQISDKHKDEVKKILEDAGVGYIKLGKPTDERHILVSKDGATYQFGIDYMRDVWYSSSYLLDRKQSMNGCAKKRFENYKMQPVEFAFMPEFKGKLSQYGITPDRRTPSGIRAAIIREKGTNGEREMAYSLYLAGFDVKDVTMTDLISGRETLEDVNMIVYCGGFSNSDVLGSAKGWAGGFLFNPKAKEALDKFYAREDTLSLGICNGCQLMMELGLINPEHKKKGKMLHNDSHKFESTFVGLTIPTNRSVMFGSLSGSKLGIWVAHGEGKFSLPYDEDKYNVVAKYSYDEYPGNPNGSDYSIAGLASADGRHLAMMPHLERAIFPWQNGCYPTDRKNSDQVTPWIEAFVNARKWVEAKMK, from the coding sequence ATGATTCTTTTTTTCAGAACCCCTTCCAAGAGCGTGATTGCCGTAGAGAGCAACCATCAGCTCACCACTGACGAAAGTAATAAACTCTGCTGGCTTTTTGGCGAAGCCGTGATGGAAAGTGAAGAAAACCTGAAAGGCTGTTTCGTTGGTCCACGCCGCGAGATGATCACTCCTTGGAGTACAAACGCAGTAGAAATCACCCAAAACATGGGGCTCGAAGGCATCAGCCGCATCGAGGAGTACTTCCCTGTTAAGGATGAAAACGCTGACTACGACCCGATGCTCCAACGCATGTACAAAGGACTCGACCAAAACATATTCACGACCAACCGCCAGCCGGATCCGATTATCTACATCGAAGATCTCGAAGCGTACAACGAAAAAGAAGGTCTGGCACTTTCTAAAGAAGAAATGGACTATCTGAAGAAAGTGGAAAATGACCTCGGTCGTAAACTGACTGACTCCGAAGTTTTCGGTTTCGCACAAATCAACTCCGAACACTGCCGCCACAAAATCTTCGGCGGAACATTCATCATCGACGGTGTAGAACAGGAGTCTTCCCTGTTCCAGATGATTAAAAAGACGACACAGGAAAATCCGAATAAAATCATCTCTGCTTATAAAGATAATGTAGCCTTCGCCGAAGGTCCGGTGGTGGAACAGTTTGCTCCGGCAGACCACTCCAAGCCCGATTACTTCCAGGTGAAAGACATCAAGAGCGTTATCTCACTGAAAGCAGAAACACATAATTTCCCTACTACGGTAGAACCGTTCAACGGTGCTTCTACCGGTACAGGCGGTGAAATCCGCGACCGTATGGGCGGTGGTAAAGGTTCATGGCCTATTGCAGGTACTGCTGTCTACATGACTTCTTACCCCCGCACGGATGAAGGACGCGAGTGGGAAGAAATACTTCCGGTACGCAAATGGTTGTACCAGACTCCCGAGCAGATACTTATCAAAGCATCCAACGGTGCTTCCGACTTCGGTAATAAGTTCGGTCAGCCGCTGATCTGCGGTTCGGTACTGACTTTCGAACACACGGAAAACAAAGAAGTTTATGGTTACGATAAAGTAATCATGCTTGCCGGCGGTGTAGGTTACGGCACACAACGCGACTGCCTGAAAGGTGCACCGGAAGCAGGAAACAAAGTGGTAGTAATCGGTGGTGACAACTACCGTATCGGACTAGGTGGTGGTTCCGTATCCTCTGTAGATACCGGTCGTTACAGCAGCGGTATCGAACTGAACGCAGTTCAACGTGCTAATGCTGAAATGCAGAAACGTGCCAACAACGTAGTACGTGCTCTTTGCGAAGAAGAGGTGAACCCCGTTGTTTCTATCCACGACCACGGCTCTGCCGGACACGTCAACTGTCTGTCCGAGTTAGTGGAAGAATGTGGCGGTTTAATCGATATGAGCAAGTTGCCTATCGGCGACAAGACCTTGTCGGCAAAAGAAATCATCGCCAACGAGAGTCAGGAACGTATGGGGCTATTGATTAAAGAAGAAGCCATCGAGCATGTACGTAAGATTGCCGAACGCGAACGCGCTCCAATGTATGTAGTTGGCGAAACAACCGGCGATCATCGTTTCGCCTTCCAACAGGCTGACGGGGTACGTCCGTTTGATCTTGCCGTAGAACAGATGTTCGGTTCTTCTCCCAAGACATATATGGTAGACAAAACCATAGAACGTCATTACGAAATGCCGAAATACGAATTGTCGAAACTCCATGAATATCTGACGAATGTGTTGCAGCTCGAAGCTGTTGCCTGCAAGGATTGGTTGACAAATAAGGTAGACCGCTCCGTGACAGGTAAAGTAGCACGCCAGCAATGCCAGGGCGAACTTCAGTTGCCGTTGAGCGACTGCGGTGTCGTAGCGCTCGACTACCGTGGAGAAAAAGGAATCGCTACTTCTATCGGACATGCTCCACAAGCAGCATTGGCTGATCCGGCTGCCGGTTCCATCCTCGCCGTATCCGAAGCGCTGACCAATCTTGTTTGGGCTCCGATGGCGGAAGGCATGGACAGCATTTCTCTGTCTGCCAACTGGATGTGGCCTTGCCGCTCTCAAGAAGGTGAAGATGCCCGCCTTTACACAGCCGTTAAAGCATTGAGCGACTTCTGTTGCGCATTGCAAATCAATGTTCCTACCGGAAAAGACTCTCTGTCTATGACGCAGAAGTATCCGAACGGTGAAAAAGTGATTTCTCCGGGAACTGTGATTGTTTCTGCCGGCGGTGAAGTTTCCGACGTGAAGAAAGTGGTATCTCCGGTATTGGTTAACAATGAAAAGACTACGCTTTATCATATTGACTTCAGCTTCGACGAACTGAAACTAGGTGGTTCGGCTTTCGCACAATCTTTGGGTAAAGTGGGTGACGAAGTACCTTGCGTACAGGACGCCGAATATTTCCGTGACGCTTTCCTTGCCGTACAGGAACTTGTAAACAAAGGATTGATTCTTGCAGGACACGATATATCTGCCGGTGGTCTGATCACTACATTGCTCGAAATGTGCTTCTCTAATGTAGAAGGCGGTTTGGAAATCAGCCTCGACAAGATGAAGGAAGAGGACATCGTCAAGATTCTGTTTGCAGAAAACCCGGGTATCGTTATCCAGATCAGCGACAAGCACAAGGATGAAGTGAAGAAGATTTTGGAAGACGCCGGCGTAGGCTACATAAAGCTGGGTAAACCGACTGACGAACGCCACATTTTGGTATCTAAAGACGGTGCAACTTACCAATTCGGCATTGATTATATGCGTGATGTATGGTATTCTTCTTCTTACCTGCTCGACCGCAAACAGTCTATGAACGGCTGCGCCAAGAAACGTTTTGAAAACTACAAGATGCAACCCGTAGAATTCGCTTTCATGCCGGAATTCAAAGGTAAGCTTTCTCAATACGGTATCACTCCAGACCGTCGCACTCCAAGTGGTATCCGTGCGGCTATCATCCGCGAAAAGGGAACGAACGGCGAGCGCGAAATGGCATACTCACTCTATCTGGCAGGCTTTGACGTAAAAGACGTTACGATGACCGACCTTATCAGCGGGCGCGAGACACTGGAAGACGTAAACATGATTGTTTACTGCGGTGGTTTCTCCAACTCCGACGTATTGGGTTCTGCCAAAGGATGGGCAGGCGGATTCCTGTTCAACCCGAAAGCGAAAGAGGCACTCGACAAGTTCTACGCTCGTGAAGATACGCTCTCACTGGGTATTTGCAACGGTTGCCAGTTGATGATGGAACTTGGTCTTATCAATCCGGAACATAAGAAAAAAGGCAAGATGCTACACAATGACTCCCATAAATTCGAGTCTACTTTCGTCGGCCTGACTATCCCGACAAACCGCAGTGTGATGTTTGGTTCACTAAGCGGAAGCAAACTGGGTATCTGGGTAGCACACGGAGAAGGTAAATTCTCACTGCCGTACGATGAAGACAAATACAATGTAGTGGCGAAATACAGCTACGATGAGTACCCGGGCAACCCGAACGGCTCAGACTACTCCATTGCAGGACTTGCCAGTGCAGACGGGCGTCATTTGGCGATGATGCCTCACTTGGAACGTGCCATCTTCCCATGGCAAAACGGTTGTTATCCGACAGACCGCAAGAACAGCGATCAGGTTACTCCATGGATAGAAGCGTTTGTCAACGCTCGCAAATGGGTGGAAGCTAAAATGAAATAA
- a CDS encoding chromate transporter has translation MNIYLEAFGIFFKIGAFTIGGGYAMVPLIENEIVTKRKWIAQDDFIDLLAISQSAPGILAVNISIFIGYKLRGIRGSIVTALGTILPSFLIILAIALFFHSFKDNPIVERIFRGIRPAVVALIAAPTFTMGRSAKINRYNLWIPVVSALLIWLLGFSPIWIIIAAGVGGFLWGKVKKVES, from the coding sequence ATGAACATTTATCTCGAAGCATTTGGAATCTTTTTTAAAATTGGCGCTTTCACCATTGGAGGAGGGTATGCAATGGTGCCACTGATTGAAAATGAAATTGTCACCAAACGGAAGTGGATTGCGCAGGACGATTTTATCGATCTGCTGGCTATCTCCCAATCCGCTCCGGGAATTTTGGCAGTCAATATTTCTATCTTTATAGGATATAAGCTGCGCGGCATCCGGGGAAGTATTGTCACGGCATTGGGAACAATCTTGCCCTCTTTCCTTATCATATTGGCTATTGCCCTGTTCTTTCATAGTTTCAAAGACAATCCGATAGTGGAACGCATCTTCAGAGGAATCCGACCGGCAGTGGTAGCACTCATTGCCGCACCGACCTTTACCATGGGGCGATCTGCCAAAATCAACCGCTACAATCTGTGGATTCCGGTTGTTTCAGCATTATTAATCTGGTTGTTGGGCTTCTCTCCTATTTGGATTATCATCGCTGCGGGTGTAGGCGGTTTTCTTTGGGGAAAGGTTAAAAAAGTTGAGAGTTGA
- a CDS encoding chromate transporter → MIYIQLFYTFFKIGLFGFGGGYAMLSMIQGEVVTRYGWVSPQEFTDIVAISQMTPGPIGINAATYVGFTSTGSVWGSIIATFAVVLPSFILMLTISKFFLKYQKHPVVESIFGGLRPAVVGLLASAALVLMNVENFGSPIEDTYSFVISVIIFLIAFIGTRKYKANPILMIIACGIAGLLLY, encoded by the coding sequence ATGATTTACATACAGTTATTCTATACATTTTTCAAGATCGGGCTCTTTGGCTTCGGCGGCGGTTATGCCATGCTTTCCATGATTCAAGGTGAAGTGGTGACCCGCTATGGATGGGTAAGTCCGCAGGAGTTCACGGATATTGTCGCAATCAGCCAGATGACACCAGGACCTATTGGTATTAATGCAGCTACTTATGTAGGGTTTACTTCGACAGGTAGCGTATGGGGTTCCATCATTGCGACTTTCGCTGTAGTTCTCCCCTCTTTTATCTTGATGCTGACTATCAGCAAATTCTTCCTGAAATACCAGAAACACCCCGTAGTGGAATCTATTTTCGGTGGATTACGCCCGGCAGTAGTCGGATTACTCGCCTCTGCTGCGTTGGTATTAATGAATGTAGAAAACTTCGGTTCGCCTATTGAAGATACCTATTCATTCGTTATCAGCGTCATTATATTCCTGATTGCTTTCATCGGAACAAGAAAATATAAAGCCAATCCGATTCTGATGATTATCGCCTGCGGCATTGCAG